A genomic segment from Cryptosporangium minutisporangium encodes:
- a CDS encoding ABC transporter ATP-binding protein produces MSESRDILPVASAGKTGAWLWSELRTRRLDGLGTLIIGLVAAASSVVPVYVLGYLVDQVRAGADTSVIVRVTIIVVVAALLGGAATGLSTLLIARLCGRILADLREKVVGRALTLPTPVLERAGKGDLLSRVGADVATIGQAVSETVPIMVSSLLLGVLSLAAMAGIDWRLGLAGAVAVPLYVIALRWYLPRSAPGYKAEREAIAERGQLLVDSAQGLPTVHAYRLEQRHLGEITTASERARDVSISVFTLFTRFVGRVNRAEFFGLAAILVIGFWLVENGAVTVGQTSAAAVLFHRLFNPIGMLLFSFDRIQAGGASLARLVGVITMPSEPEPSAARVPADASLELSDIDFTYDGTHQVLFSVGFRVEPGERVALVGSTGAGKSTLALIASGALRPERGAALVGGVPVTELPPDQLRRHVAIISQETHVFAGTLLEDLRLAAPDATRDDAVAALRTVGALTWVETLEDGLDTAVGEGGHELTAAQAQQLALARLVLLDPAIAILDEATAEAGSAGARALEESAVAATADRTTLVVAHRLTQAASADRIVVLEHGRTVEHGSHAELVAAGGRYAQLWQAWEGRTPAPVQ; encoded by the coding sequence ATGAGTGAGAGTCGGGACATCCTTCCGGTCGCCAGTGCCGGTAAGACCGGCGCCTGGTTGTGGAGCGAGCTGCGCACCCGGCGGCTGGACGGACTCGGAACGCTGATCATCGGCCTGGTCGCCGCGGCGTCGTCGGTCGTGCCGGTGTACGTGCTGGGGTACCTGGTCGACCAGGTGCGCGCGGGCGCGGACACGTCGGTCATCGTCCGGGTGACGATCATCGTGGTGGTGGCCGCGCTGCTCGGCGGTGCCGCGACCGGACTGTCGACGCTGCTGATCGCGCGGCTGTGCGGCCGGATCCTCGCCGACCTGCGGGAGAAGGTCGTCGGCCGGGCGCTCACGCTGCCGACGCCGGTGCTGGAGCGGGCCGGCAAGGGTGACCTGCTGTCCCGGGTCGGTGCCGACGTCGCGACGATCGGGCAGGCGGTCTCCGAGACCGTGCCGATCATGGTCTCGTCGCTGCTGCTCGGCGTGTTGAGCCTGGCGGCGATGGCCGGGATCGACTGGCGGCTCGGGCTGGCCGGCGCGGTCGCGGTGCCGCTCTACGTGATCGCCCTGCGCTGGTACCTGCCCCGATCCGCACCCGGATACAAGGCCGAACGAGAAGCGATCGCCGAGCGCGGCCAGCTGCTCGTCGACAGCGCGCAGGGGCTGCCGACCGTGCACGCCTACCGGCTGGAGCAGCGCCACCTCGGCGAGATCACGACGGCGTCGGAGCGGGCCCGGGACGTGTCGATCTCGGTCTTCACACTCTTCACCCGGTTCGTCGGCCGGGTCAACCGGGCCGAGTTCTTCGGGCTGGCTGCGATCCTCGTCATCGGATTCTGGCTGGTGGAGAACGGCGCGGTCACGGTCGGCCAGACCTCGGCGGCGGCGGTGCTGTTCCACCGGCTGTTCAACCCGATCGGCATGCTGCTGTTCAGCTTCGACCGGATCCAGGCCGGCGGCGCGAGCCTCGCGCGGCTGGTCGGCGTCATCACCATGCCGTCCGAACCCGAGCCGTCCGCCGCCCGGGTGCCGGCCGACGCGTCGCTGGAGCTCTCGGACATCGACTTCACCTATGACGGCACCCACCAGGTGCTGTTCAGCGTCGGCTTCCGGGTCGAGCCCGGCGAGCGGGTCGCGCTGGTCGGGTCGACCGGAGCCGGCAAGTCGACGCTCGCGTTGATCGCGTCCGGGGCATTGCGTCCGGAGCGGGGAGCCGCGCTCGTCGGTGGCGTCCCGGTCACCGAGCTGCCGCCGGATCAGCTGCGGCGGCACGTGGCGATCATCAGCCAGGAGACCCACGTGTTCGCCGGCACGCTGCTGGAGGACCTCCGGCTGGCCGCGCCGGACGCCACTCGCGACGACGCGGTCGCGGCACTGCGGACCGTCGGCGCGCTGACCTGGGTCGAGACCCTGGAGGACGGCCTGGACACCGCGGTCGGCGAGGGTGGCCACGAGCTGACGGCGGCCCAGGCGCAGCAGCTCGCGCTCGCCCGGCTGGTCCTGCTCGACCCGGCGATCGCGATCCTCGACGAGGCCACCGCGGAGGCCGGTAGTGCCGGGGCCCGGGCGCTGGAGGAGTCGGCGGTGGCCGCGACCGCCGACCGCACGACGCTCGTCGTCGCGCACCGGCTCACCCAGGCCGCGTCGGCGGACCGCATCGTCGTGCTGGAGCACGGCCGGACTGTCGAGCACGGCTCGCACGCCGAACTCGTCGCGGCCGGCGGCCGGTACGCGCAGCTCTGGCAGGCGTGGGAAGGACGGACCCCCGCGCCGGTGCAGTAA
- a CDS encoding ABC transporter ATP-binding protein, producing MGSAEPPTDAAKPGRSKAGTPGRRVLLRAVTRNGRRLTLGSLLICAHQVCETLVPILIGVIVDRAVATGDRGSLGVWVAVLAGLFTVLTLVYRFGARQLMLAIAEEAHQLRLEVSGKILNPRGIRTELPAGELLTVSTSDADNTSYLLDYIPRIAGAIVATVVGAVALFVIDVPLGLLVLVGTPVVLVGLQLTSPLITKRVASQQELAGKATSLATDLVSGVRPLRGLGAERAASERYHRVSRLSLTAQLRAARTQGGYLAASTTLSTLLACGVAVLAGYFALTGRISVGELITVIGLAQFLTEPFSLLAIVPSWVAEARASAERVAMVVDAEPLLPPADRPLAADAVRVELTGLRFGPLDGLDLTLEPGEVVGIVATQPTEGEALVKLLSGRVAPEEYEGSVLLGGSPLHELDLDVARAALLVQPHKSDLFGGTIEHNVLARADDHERELFDAVLRGSAADEVISAHPEGLDHVIVERGANLSGGQRQRVALARALLVRSQVLVLHDPTTAMDSVTEHVIAQGVRALRHEDAAARHTTVLVASSPALMAITDRVVVLENGRIVAEGTHAELGADHETYRKTVLR from the coding sequence ATGGGTTCGGCTGAACCACCGACCGATGCTGCGAAGCCGGGTCGGTCGAAGGCAGGGACACCGGGGCGCCGGGTGCTGCTCCGTGCGGTGACCCGCAACGGGCGCCGGTTGACGCTCGGGTCGCTGCTGATCTGTGCGCACCAGGTCTGCGAGACGCTGGTGCCGATCCTCATCGGCGTGATCGTCGACCGTGCGGTGGCCACCGGCGACCGGGGCAGCCTCGGTGTCTGGGTGGCGGTGCTCGCCGGCCTGTTCACGGTGCTGACGCTGGTCTACCGGTTCGGTGCCCGGCAGCTGATGCTGGCGATCGCCGAGGAGGCGCACCAGCTGCGGCTGGAGGTGTCGGGCAAGATCCTCAACCCGCGCGGCATCCGTACCGAGCTCCCGGCCGGTGAGCTGCTCACGGTCTCCACCTCGGACGCGGACAACACCTCTTACCTGCTGGACTACATCCCGCGGATCGCCGGGGCGATCGTCGCGACGGTGGTCGGCGCGGTGGCACTGTTCGTCATCGACGTCCCGCTCGGGCTGCTCGTGCTGGTCGGGACACCGGTCGTACTCGTCGGCCTGCAGCTGACCTCGCCGCTGATCACCAAGCGGGTCGCCAGTCAGCAGGAGCTGGCCGGCAAGGCGACGTCGCTCGCCACCGACCTGGTCAGCGGGGTGCGTCCGCTGCGAGGCCTCGGTGCCGAGCGGGCGGCGTCCGAGCGGTACCACCGGGTCAGCCGGCTCTCGCTGACCGCGCAGCTACGGGCCGCCCGTACCCAGGGCGGCTACCTGGCCGCGTCCACGACGCTCTCCACGCTGCTCGCGTGCGGTGTCGCGGTGCTCGCCGGGTACTTCGCGCTCACCGGCCGGATCTCGGTCGGCGAGCTGATCACGGTGATCGGGCTCGCCCAGTTCCTGACCGAGCCGTTCAGCCTGCTCGCGATCGTTCCGAGCTGGGTGGCGGAGGCCCGCGCGTCCGCCGAGCGGGTCGCGATGGTGGTGGACGCCGAGCCGCTCCTGCCGCCGGCCGACCGGCCGCTCGCAGCGGACGCGGTCCGGGTCGAACTGACCGGGCTGCGGTTCGGGCCGCTGGACGGGTTGGATCTCACGCTCGAACCGGGTGAGGTGGTCGGCATCGTCGCCACCCAGCCGACCGAGGGCGAGGCGCTGGTGAAGCTCCTCTCCGGCCGGGTCGCGCCGGAGGAGTACGAGGGCTCGGTGCTCCTCGGCGGCAGTCCGCTGCACGAGCTCGACCTCGACGTCGCCCGCGCCGCGCTGCTGGTCCAGCCGCACAAGTCCGACCTGTTCGGCGGCACGATCGAACACAACGTGCTGGCCCGAGCCGACGACCACGAGCGGGAGCTCTTCGACGCCGTCCTGCGCGGCTCCGCCGCCGACGAGGTGATCTCGGCGCACCCGGAGGGGCTGGACCACGTCATCGTCGAGCGGGGCGCGAACCTGTCCGGTGGTCAGCGGCAGCGGGTCGCGCTGGCCCGGGCGCTGCTGGTGCGGTCGCAGGTCCTCGTGCTGCACGACCCGACCACCGCGATGGACTCGGTCACCGAGCACGTCATCGCCCAGGGCGTCCGCGCCCTGCGTCACGAGGACGCTGCGGCGCGGCACACGACGGTCCTGGTCGCCAGCAGCCCGGCGCTGATGGCGATCACCGACCGCGTCGTCGTCCTGGAGAACGGCCGGATCGTCGCGGAGGGCACCCACGCCGAACTCGGCGCCGACCACGAGACTTACCGGAAAACGGTGTTGCGATGA
- a CDS encoding MbtH family protein yields MSSNPFDDENGRFSVLVNDEDQHSLWPTFAAVPAGWRVVFGADGGASRADCLAYVEANWTDLRPRSLRESMSRAS; encoded by the coding sequence ATGTCGAGTAATCCCTTCGACGACGAGAACGGCCGGTTCAGCGTGCTGGTGAACGACGAGGACCAGCACTCGCTCTGGCCGACGTTCGCCGCGGTGCCGGCCGGATGGCGGGTCGTGTTCGGCGCGGACGGCGGCGCGAGCCGGGCCGACTGCCTGGCCTACGTCGAGGCCAACTGGACCGATCTGCGGCCGCGCAGCCTGCGGGAGAGCATGTCCCGCGCCTCCTAG
- a CDS encoding FecCD family ABC transporter permease, with product MTERTATGRTGTLPFVALRPGRAFSLRYRVRTVVVSVILVVLSFATAVLSLGTGDVVLSPGEVLAALVGRGSTIAELVVLDLRLPRVLLALTIGAALGLSGAIFQALTRNPLGSPDIIGLTTGAFTGVLVVTVFIGNGYFQVAAGALVGCLATTFTVYLLAYRRGVQGFRLIIVGIAVSAILTSINHWFIIKVDLQAAYAASIWGQGSLNGLDWTQVPPVLGLLAVLTAALALGGQRLLLLEMGDEIATGLGVRVERARLAYLVLGVALIAVATAAAGPIAFVALSAPQLAQRLTGSAGIALAPSAAMGALLLIVSDWLAQHAFAPTQLPVGVVTVTIGGAYFAWMLARAARTQ from the coding sequence GTGACCGAGCGCACCGCGACTGGCCGAACCGGCACGCTGCCGTTCGTCGCCCTCCGACCTGGGCGGGCGTTCTCGCTGCGCTACCGGGTGCGGACGGTGGTCGTCTCCGTCATCCTCGTCGTTCTGTCGTTCGCCACCGCCGTGCTGTCGCTGGGCACCGGGGACGTCGTCCTCTCGCCGGGGGAGGTGCTCGCCGCGCTGGTGGGCCGCGGCTCCACGATCGCCGAGCTGGTCGTGCTCGACCTGCGGTTGCCGCGGGTGCTGCTCGCGCTCACGATCGGCGCCGCGCTCGGGCTCTCCGGCGCGATCTTCCAGGCGCTGACCCGCAATCCCCTCGGCAGCCCGGACATCATCGGCCTCACCACCGGCGCGTTCACCGGCGTCCTCGTCGTCACGGTCTTCATCGGCAACGGGTACTTCCAGGTGGCGGCCGGCGCGCTGGTCGGCTGCCTGGCCACCACGTTCACCGTGTACCTGCTCGCCTACCGCCGCGGCGTCCAGGGGTTCCGGCTGATCATCGTCGGCATCGCGGTGAGCGCGATCCTGACGTCGATCAATCACTGGTTCATCATCAAGGTCGACCTGCAGGCCGCCTACGCGGCCTCGATCTGGGGCCAGGGCAGCCTCAACGGCCTGGACTGGACGCAGGTGCCGCCGGTACTGGGCCTGCTGGCGGTGCTCACGGCCGCGCTCGCGCTCGGCGGACAGCGGCTCCTGCTCCTGGAGATGGGCGACGAGATAGCGACCGGGCTCGGCGTCCGGGTGGAGCGGGCCCGCCTCGCGTACCTCGTGCTCGGCGTCGCGTTGATCGCGGTGGCGACCGCGGCCGCCGGACCGATCGCGTTCGTCGCGCTCTCCGCACCGCAGCTCGCCCAGCGGCTCACCGGGTCGGCCGGGATCGCGCTGGCGCCCTCCGCGGCGATGGGCGCGCTGCTGCTGATCGTCAGCGACTGGCTGGCGCAGCACGCGTTCGCGCCGACCCAACTCCCCGTCGGCGTGGTCACCGTGACCATCGGCGGGGCGTACTTCGCGTGGATGCTCGCGCGCGCAGCTCGCACGCAGTGA